The DNA segment CTGCGTGAGCAAATCGAGGCGCAGCTCAAAGAGGACGATCACCAGTTGTCCACGTACAAAGAAGATTCAGTGCTCTCGCGTTTCAACCAGTATCAGGGCAACGTGCCGCAGCCGATAAGCTCCGGCATGGCGGATGCCATTGTCACTTCTATGCGTATCGGAGCTTTAACCGGCGGCGCGATGGATATCACGGTCGGGCCTCTGGTCAATCTGTGGGGATTTGGTCCTGATAAACAGCCGGTGAAAACCCCGACGGCAGAACAGATCAGTGCTGCGCGTCAGCGTATCGGCTTACAGCATCTGAAAGTTATTGAGCAAAGCGACGGGCAGTATTTGCAGAAAGATTTACCAGGCATGTATGTCGATCTCTCGACGGTGGGTGAAGGCTACGCCACCGACCATCTGGCCCGGCTGGTGGAAGGCAATGGTATAAGCAATTATCTGGTGTCGGTGGGCGGTGCCGTGGTATCGCGCGGCCATAACGCTAAGGGCAAACCCTGGCAGGTGGCGATTCAAAAACCGACCGACAAAGAGACGGCCGTGCAGGCGATTGTCGATTTGCAGGGCATGGGCATCAGTACGTCCGGCAGTTATCGCAACTATTACGAGCTAAACGGCAAACGTCTGTCGCACATCATTGATCCGGCGACCGGAGAGCCGATCACCCATAAGCTGGTATCCGCCACGGTAATTGCGCCGACCGCGCTGGAAGCAGACGGTTGGGATACCGGTCTGATGGTGTTAGGCACCCAAAAAGCGATGGCGCTGGCGGAGCAGCAACATCTGGCGGTCTATCTGATCACCAAAGACGGCGACAGCTTCAAAAGCCATATGACGCCGCAGTTCAAAGCCTATCTTAAAGATCCGGAATAACGCGGTTCACAAATCGTTATTGAGCGTCTCACTGAGGAAATCCAGAAAGACCCGCAGCGCGGGAGACTGGCCTTTGTGGCTGGCATACAACGCTGAAACCGAAGAGGGCGGCGTATGCCACTCCGGCAAAAGATGTTGCAGTTCTCCTTGCACAATCCGCTGGGCACAGGCGATTTCCGGCAATAGCGCGATACCCAGTCCGTCGGCAGCCGCCTGACAAAGCACCAGCAAATTGTTACTCACCATGCGCGGCGTCAGCGATATTCTGCGGCTACCTTCTTGCGGATGTACCAGTTCCCATTGCTCCCCGGCCCAGGGTGTCTTTCGCACCAGCGTCGGCAGGGCGCTCAGTTGTTCGACTGAAGGTGGCACCGGCAGGGCGGTGATAAATGCCGGGCTGGCGACCAGCACGTAGCGCAATGTGCCGAGCGGTTTGCGATGCAGCCCGGAATCTTCCAGAGGTTCGTTGTGCGAGCGGATCATGACATCGAAGTTTTCCTCCAACAAATCTACAGAGCGGTTGATCGCCAGAAGTTCGAGTGTGATCTGTGGGTAACGCGTCAGAAATGTCTTCATCAGCGGCGCAATCACCGTCTCTGCCATCATCACCGGTGCTGAAATGCGCAACAACCCGCGCGGGCTCTGCTGCAAATCATCAATTACCTGCTGCGCGGACTGCGCCTGTTCCAGCAGTTTCTGACATTCAGCCGCGTACCGTTCGCCGACGCTGGTAACGGAAAAGTGCCGCGACGTGCGCTGCAACAGACGTACGCCGAGGCGCGATTCAAGCGCTTCCACGCGGCGGCTGAGCAGGGATTTCGACACACCCAGCGCGCGCCCGGCGGCGGTAAAGCCATGATGCTTTACCACAGCGGCGAATAGCGCCATGTCATTGAGATTGTCCTTCATCTGAGATCTTCCGGTTGGGTATCGTTGCAGGCCTGCAACGATATGTTGTGATATCAGGTATTTTAGATTAATAGCACAACGATTAACCTGTGTTCATTCTAATTAAGAGATGAAAACAGAAACTACTATGAAAATTTTACACCTTGATTCCAGCCCGTTTATTGAAGGCTCCGTTTCCCGTGAACTGTCGGCGACGATTGTCGCCGAGCTTTGCGCCCGACATCATGACGCTGTAGTGACTTATCGTGATCTGGGCACCACGCCGCCTCCGCATCTTTCTGCTGCGGCGATGAGCCTGCTGCATAATTCGCAGGATGAAGTGATTACGCCCGCTTTGCAGGCTGAGCTGGACGGCATTTATCAGTCTATTGAAGAACTGACCGCCTGCGATGTGCTGGTGATTGGCGCGCCGATGTACAACCATTCCATTCCCAGCAACCTCAAAGCGTGGCTGGATCAGGTCTGCCAGAAAGGGCTGACGTTCCGTTATACGCCGCAGGGCGTGGTGGGGCTGATCCCTGGAAAAACGGCGTATATTGCTTCCACGCGCGGCGGCGTATACAGCACGCCGGAAGGCAAACTGCATGATTTTCAGGAGCCGTATCTGGCCTCGATTTTGGAACTGATGGGCGTGGCAGATTGCCACGTGATCCGCGCAGAAGGCGTAAGCCGTCAGGCGCTCGGTCGGGAGAAAGGGCTGGCGGAAGGGCGTGAAACACTGCTTCAGATCCTCAATGCCTGAAGCAGCGTGGCGAAGTCGTTATAGATTAATGTTTCGCGGCGCTGATCAATTCAAACAGCACCACGGTTCGTGAGGTACAGACATATTCGCGACCAAAATCGAAGTTATGCTCGTTCACGTCATCGGGCTGGAAGGTATCGAGAATATGCCGCCAGCTCTCACCGTGTGCCACCGATGGCAGGGTGAACATAACGTCTTTGTGTGAGGCGTTGAACAGCAACAGCACGGTGCTCAGCGATCCCTGACGCAGCAAGCCGGTCGGCTGTGCGCGGCCATCGAGCAGCATGGCGATGCATTTCGCGTGCGGATCGCTCCACGCTGCGTCGGTCATTTCCGGCCCCTGCGGCTGGAACCAGCTCACATCTTTCACGCCGTGCTTTTCATGCACCGCCCCGGTGAGAAAACGTCCGCGATGCAAAATTGGGAAACGCCTACGCAGGGCGATCAGCCTGTAAGTAAACAGCAACAGCGATTTGCCTTTATCGCCAACGTTCCAGTTCACCCAGGCGATGTCGGTATCCTGACAATAAGCATTATTGTTACCTTCCTGCGAGCGGGCGAATTCATCCCCGGCCAGCAGCATCGGCGTACCCTGTGAAAACAGCAGCGTTGCCAGCATGTTGCGCATCTGCCGCAGTCGCAGTTCATTTATTTCCGCATCGTCAGTCGGGCCTTCGACCCCATAGTTGGCTGAAATATTGTTATCGCTGCCGTCCTTGCCGTTTTCACCATTGGCGCTGTTGTGCTTTTTCTCGTAAGAAACCCAGTCATTGAGGGTGAAACCGTCGTGGGCGGTGATGAAGTTCACCGAGGCGTAAGGCTTGCGCCCACGGTGATTGAAGATGTCCGCCGAGCCGGAAAGTCGTGTGGCAAACTGCGCCAGCTGGCCTTCGTCACCGCGCCAGAATTTACGTACCGTATCGCGGAAGCGGTCATTCCACTCCATCCAGCCCGGTGGGAACCCGCCCACCTGATAGCCGCCGGGACCGCAATCCCAGGGTTCGGCGATCAGTTTGCACTGGCTGAGGATCGGATCCTGACGGCAGGTATCAAGGAATCCGCAGCCCTCGTCGAAACCGTAGCTTTCCCGCCCGAGAATGGTCGCCAGATCAAAGCGGAAACCATCCACCTGCATTTCCGTCGCCCAGTAGCGCAACGAATCCGTCACCATCTGCAACACCCGTGGATGACTGAGATTGAGCGTATTGCCGGTACCGGTATCATTGATGTAATAGCGTTTATTATCGGGCATCAGCCGGTAATAACTGGCGTTGTCGATCCCTTTAAACGACAGCGTCGGGCCAAGCTCATTGCCTTCCGCCGTGTGGTTATAGACCACGTCCAGGATCACCTCGATGCCCGCCGCGTGGAAGGTGGCGATCATCTGCTTGAATTCGTTTACGGTGTGCGTGGCCATATACTGTGGATGCGGCGCGAAGAAACTCAGCGTGTTGTAACCCCAGAAATTATGCAGGCCTTTATCCTGCAAATGCCGGTCATCGGTAAATGCGTGGATCGGCATCAGTTCGACGGAGGTCACCCCCAGTGAGCGGATATATTCGACAATGTGCGGCGTACTCATCCCGGAAAACGTACCGCGCAGATGCTCCGGCACCGCCGGATGACGCATGGTATAGCCGCGCAAATGCGTTTCGTAGATCAGCGTTTTTTCCCAGGGAATATGCTTTTTGCGTGAACGAGCCCAGGAGAATGCCGGGTCGATCACGCGGCACTTGGGCAGGAAGGGCGCGCTGTCGGTATTATCGATATGCAAATCTTTCTTGGCGCTTTGCATGTCATAAGCAAACAGCGCGTCGTCCCATTTCAGGTCGCCGACGATTTGCTTGGCGTAAGGATCGAGCAGCAGCTTGGCCGGATTAAACCGGTGCCCGTCGTGTGGTGCGTAAGGACCGTGCACGCGATAAGCATAGAGCAGACCCGGGCGGGCATCCGGCAGATAGCCATGCCAGACTTCATCGGTGTATTCCGGCAGTTCGATGACGTCGTACTGTTCGCCTTCCTCATTAAACAGACACAGTTCGACTTTGGTGGCATTCGCGGAAAACAGCGCGAAATTCACCCCCAGACCGTCCCACGTCGCGCCGAGGGGTACCGGTAAACCTTCACGCACGCGGGTGGTGTGACCGGAATCGAAACTGCGGACGATTTCGCCATCACTGTAAGGATGCATGATGCGCACGCCGAGTTCGTCAACAGCGATGTTGACCTGGGCGTTTGAGGGGACAGTGCGGACTTCATCAGTGCTGGCCGTGGGCTGGGTCACTTTACTGGATCGGGCTTTTGCCATTCGTTTCACACTCCTGAGCAGGTCAATCAGAATAAATCCTGAGAAAGAATTGAGCGAAAAAGATCCGCGGCTCATGGGGCCGCTTGTCGGTTGCTATCAAATCAGTGTAGTTGCAGTTACAGCTTTTCCCCTGCCAGCGGCCAATTAACGGTTAAATCACACTTTTGCGTATGACAAAAAAGAGGCATCAAACGTGCCATAGTAAAAACAGTGTGATGAAAACATTTCTGATTGATGCGTTTTTACGTCTCACCATCAATCACAAATACGCCTCTTAATCACTGATAGTTAAGCTTTCATTCCTCACGAAAATTTTTGATGCAGTGTGATTTTCTCTTTTGAAATCAGGCTCTGATACTGGCCACAGAGAAAGCAGTGGCGAGCGATGAGATAACGCATTTTACCCCGCTCGCATCGTCTGCTTTCCGCTATTCACTCACTGACACTTATCTTTGGAGTTACGATTTATGAGCACTACCAAACAAAAATATATGGTTTCCGCTGCATGGGAAAATGTTGACGACGTCTGGTCAGCCGCCTGTTTTATTGACGTATTTAATATGACGGACACCGATCTGGAATCAGGAAAAGTAGAATTTACGCTCGATAATTCACAGAGCGCATCTGCAAACATTAACTTCCAGTTCGAAACCTGGAGCAGCCCGATCAAAGGTACGCTGATTGACGATTGCAGCGTTATCCCGGCGGGCGGCAAAGGCACGTTTGCCATTATGATTGGCAATAACACCGGCGTGAGCATTGGTAATCTGCCGCGCGGCTTTAAAGTCAACGGCGAAGTAGCCGATCAGGTGGCTGATACTCAGGCACCGACGGTACCTTCTGATGTCAAAGTGGTGGCGAGCGGTGCAGTAACCCTGACCGTTGGCTGGAAGGCGTCTACCGACAACGTGATGGTCAGCGGTTACGAAGTCACGTATACCAACACCAAAACCAAAGTCGCCAAAACCCAGAAAACCACCAGCACATCGGTCACTCTGGTCGGGCTGACGGCGCAAACGGCCTACAACGTTCAGGTGCGTGCTTACGATCTGGCCGGTAATTTCTCAGCTAAATCTCCAGTGCTGAACGTTACTACCGATAAAACTCTGCCGGATTCAGGAGACTACAGCTTCAACCACGCCCCGTTTATGGACTTCACCGGCTGGCCGACGCCGCGTCCGAGCGTGTTCGGTAAAGAGTCCGGCCTGAAAGCTTATACGCTGGGCTTTATCACCGCTGCCGACATGAATAACGGTGAAGGGGTGCCGAACTACCGTCCATGCTGGGGTGGTTTGGTAAGCATCACTGATGCGAACGTTGGCGATTACGGCGCAGATTTTACCGGTGATGCCACGGTCTCTGATTACGGTAAAGAAGATATCGCCGCGTTTCGCGCTGCGGGTGGTGATGTGGCGATTTCCTTCGGCGGAGCGAATTCCAACTTCCTCGAAGAGCACATCACCGACGTGGGTGAACTGGCCGCGTTGTATCAGGGCGTGCTCGACAACTATGCAGTAAATCACATCGACTTCGATATCGAAGGCGGCGCACTGCAGCAAACCGAAATGCTTAGCCGCCTGCTGGCGACCATGGCGGTAGTGCAGAAAAACAATCCGTCACTGCAAATCGCCTTCACACTGCCGGTTGATGGCCAGACGTCCGATGATTCACAGGGTCTGACCTCTTTCGGTATAGATTTCGTGCGCATGGTGCATGACTCTGGCATTTCTCCTGCACTGTTTAATGCTATGTCGATGGACTTCGGCGACGTCGCGCCACCGCCGGATATGTATACCGGTGTGGAAATGTCGATGCTGGCAATGCATCGTCAGATCAAAACTGTCTTCACCGAATGGTCAGACGCCAAACTGTGGCGCCGTATTGGTGTGACACCGATGTTCGGCATCAACGACACCGGCCCGAGTTTCACTACTGAGCACATGAAAAAACTGATCGACCTGGCGAAGAAATACAATTTCGGCACCATCTCCGGCTGGGATGCGACCCGCGATTACAATCAGGGCCTGGAAATGTGTCACACCAGCGATCACAACAACCTGTATCAATGTACATATGAAGGCACCGTGTCTTACGCCTACAGCAAGATTATCGCGACTTATCAACATAAAGCGGTGTAATTCGCTCTCAGAAATACATTTCAGTTATTTAATCCGTGCTGTTTAAATTCGCCGGTGTGAAACCTTCACACCGGCATTTTTCGTCTGCATCATTCTGCAAAGTTTAACTGCTGTACATGAGCCCTGCATTCGCTGATATTCACTCTGACCCGCAGTAAACAGGCGGGCGCTGAGCGCATTCACCCTCTTTATGCGTCCTGTTTCCATGATTAATAAAGGAGCCTCCATGACTATCGCGTTGCTAAGCCATGTCCCGCTGGATGCTGGCTACCCTGAACGTTTTGCCGCCGCCGGATTTACCCTCCATTTTGCTACCACACCCGGGCAGCGCGCCACGCTCTCGCCCGAACTTGCACAGCAAATTCAGGCGGTGTTAACCATCGGCAGCATCGGCCTGAGTGATGCCGAAATGGCGACAATGCCGCAGCTGAAAATTGTCTGTGCGCAGGGCGTCGGGTATGAACATATTGACGTCGCGGCGGCAAAATCGCGCGGTATTCTGGTCACGCACGGACCGGGCACCAACAATTCATCGGTTGCTGACCACACCCTGGCACTGATGCTGGCCATCACCCGCCGCATTCCGCAGTTTGACCAGGCGGTTCGGGGCGGTGAGTGGAATAAAGCGCGCTGGAATGTCCCCGGCATGGCGGGCAAAAAGCTCGGTGTCGTAGGGTTAGGAAATATCGGCGCGCTGATTGCACGCCGCGCAGCGGGTGGATTTGATATGGCGATTGGTTATCACAACCGCAATCAACAGGCAGACACGCCTTATCAATATTTTTGCAGCGTAACGGAACTGGCCGCCTGGGCGGATTACCTGGTGGTTGCCACGCCGGGGGGCAAAAACACAGTCAGTCTGGTGGATGACGCCGTTTTGCGTGCGCTGGGCGCAGAAGGCTTTCTCATTAACATTGCGCGAGGCAGCGTGGTAGATACCGACGCGCTGACAGCCAGCCTGCGAAATGGCGAAATTGCCGGGGCAGCGCTGGACGTTGTGGAGGGCGAACCGCAGGTTCCACTCGGGTTGCTGACGCTGGACAATCTGGTGATCACGCCGCATGTGGCAGGGCGCTCGCCTGAATCAGTCGAAAATATGCTGGCGCTGGTGCTCGATAACCTGAACGCGCATTTCTCCGGCAAACCGGTGCTGACACCCGTTCCGGAGTAACCCCGGAAATCCGCCGCAAACCTCTATAGTCGGAAAAAGCATAAGTAACCGCTTTTTCTTATTTGTCTGGCATACCCGCAGGCCGTAACAATAGGGTTTTGAACAGACAGGGGCGACGGCGGTGAATTTTCAACAACTCAAAATTATCAGGGAATCAGCGCGATGCAATTACAACCTGACCGAAGTATCGAACATGCTCTTCACTTCGCAGTCAGGCGTCAGCCGCCACATTCGCGAGCTGGAAGACGAGCTGGGCGTCGAAATTTTTATCCGTCGCGGCAAGCGTTTGCTGGGGCTGACCGAACCCGGTAAAGAGTTACTGGCCGTGGCTGAGCGTATTCTCAACGAAGCTCAGAATATCCGGCGGCTGGCGGATGTCTTCTCGAAAGAGGATGCGGGCGTGCTGACCATTGCCACCACGCATACGCAGGCGCGTTACAGTCTGCCAAAAGTCATCAAAGCCTTCCGCGCCATTTATCCTGGCGTCCGGCTTGAGCTTCATCAGGGCTCTCCGAACGAAGTGCTGGCGATGTTACTCAGCGGGCAGGCAGATGTCGCCATCGCCAGCGAGAAGCTGATGAACGATACCTCGGTTGCCGCGTTCCCGTATTACCGCTGGCACCACGCTATCGTTGTCCCGCAGGGGCATCCGCTGACGTTGCAGCATCCAATCACGTTGCAACATCTCAGCGAACAGCCGCTGATTACCTATCGTCAGGGCATTACCGGTCGCTCGCGTCTTGACGAAGCATTTAGCCGTGCCGCACTTAGCCCGGATATCGTGCTCAGCGCCCAGGATTCTGACGTGATCAAAACCTACGTCGAGCTTGGTTTAGGCGTCGGTATTCTCGCCGACAAAGCTTATGAAGCCGCACGCGATACAGGCCTTCAGCTCATCAATGCTGAACACCTGTTCGAAGCCAACACCGTCTGGCTGGGTCTGAAAAGGGCGCAGTTGCAGCGTAACTATGTCTGGCGGTTTATCGAATTATGTAATCCGGGCTTATCGGTGAATGATATTAAGGAGAAGGTGTTTGCGTCAGGGCAGGAGAGTGAGACGGTAATTGACTATCAGATCTGATAGTGCGGGGCCGCGCACTGGGCGGCATTTAACCTCAAAATCAAGACCTTGGGCTGCCGCCCAAACCGGCCTTAAGGTCAAGGTCGTGGGCATCGGCCCACACCGACTTGGGGGGCGGCATATCGCCGCCGCCCCCCAAGACCCCCCAGGCTCTTTAAAACACGCGCTATCGCTGGGTCGATGGACATGTTCTGTAGCGCCCGCATGTGGCGCAAAACCCTGCCGCTGCGCGGTTCCCTCTCTCGGTGCTGGAGCCATAGGTCTCCAGCCCGCTCCGTTCGGCAGGATTTTTTGATCGCGCCATCTCACCATTTTTGAAGACAAATAGAGATTGAACAAAGTGTTTGGTTTTTTGAAATGATCTGAGCGGGTGAAGTTGTGACCTAAAAAGCCTGTGGCCGTTTTCAAAAATCACGCCGGAGGAAGAGGTGGAAAACCGCGCGGCTTTCTGCGCGGGTTGTAACCCGACCGGAGGGAACCGCGCAGTGGCGGGATTTTGCGGCAATAGCAGGCGTTTCTGAAACAGAGCCGGTATGCATGGCACGTGTTTTAAAGAGCCTGGGATTCTTAAGGGGGGCGGCGATAAGCCCCCCTTAAGGCCGGTTTGGGTGGCAACCCAAGGTTTTGAACTTGAACTTGAGGTTGAATGAAAGCCCCCGTGTGCGGCTCCGCACAAAAAAAAGCCGGTTCTTAACCGGCTTTTCAATCACATCAATAATCCCAGCGTTAGCTAAGCCGCCGGCCTGGCAATCACATTGCGATTTTCCATCCGCACTTCTGCGATCACCACATCAATGATGTCACTCTGACGATAGGCCACTTCGCCCTTAATCAGTACGGTGCCGGTATCCGCGCTGCATACCAGTTCGTCGCGCACGCTATGCAGGAACGGAGCAGGAATGAAGGCGACGGCGCCGATATCTTGCAGGCGGATACGCAGACCGCCGCGGGTGACATCGATGATTTCAGCGCTGAACTTCATGTCAGTACCCACTTTATCTTCCAGATAACGTGCATACAGCCAGTCACCGACGTCGCGCTCGGCCATGCGGTTGGCACGGCGACGTTCAGCCAGCTGGACAGTCATCTCATCCTGCGGTTTCTCGGCAGACTGGTTCAGGATCATCGCTTTCAGCAAACGGTGATTTACCATGTCGCCGTATTTACGGATCGGTGAAGTCCAGGTTGCGTACGCTTCCAGACCCAGACCAAAGTGCGGGCCAGGGGTGGTGCTGATTTCTGCGAAGGTCTGGGAACGGCGAATGCGGCTGTCCAGGAACTGCGTAGGCAAAGCATCAAGTTTGCGGCGCAGTGCGCAGAAGCCCGGCAGGGTCAGCAACTCTTCGGCGTTGGCTTC comes from the Enterobacteriaceae bacterium Kacie_13 genome and includes:
- the cbl gene encoding HTH-type transcriptional regulator Cbl, with translation MNFQQLKIIRESARCNYNLTEVSNMLFTSQSGVSRHIRELEDELGVEIFIRRGKRLLGLTEPGKELLAVAERILNEAQNIRRLADVFSKEDAGVLTIATTHTQARYSLPKVIKAFRAIYPGVRLELHQGSPNEVLAMLLSGQADVAIASEKLMNDTSVAAFPYYRWHHAIVVPQGHPLTLQHPITLQHLSEQPLITYRQGITGRSRLDEAFSRAALSPDIVLSAQDSDVIKTYVELGLGVGILADKAYEAARDTGLQLINAEHLFEANTVWLGLKRAQLQRNYVWRFIELCNPGLSVNDIKEKVFASGQESETVIDYQI
- a CDS encoding FMN-dependent NADH-azoreductase; this encodes MKILHLDSSPFIEGSVSRELSATIVAELCARHHDAVVTYRDLGTTPPPHLSAAAMSLLHNSQDEVITPALQAELDGIYQSIEELTACDVLVIGAPMYNHSIPSNLKAWLDQVCQKGLTFRYTPQGVVGLIPGKTAYIASTRGGVYSTPEGKLHDFQEPYLASILELMGVADCHVIRAEGVSRQALGREKGLAEGRETLLQILNA
- a CDS encoding LysR family transcriptional regulator, giving the protein MKDNLNDMALFAAVVKHHGFTAAGRALGVSKSLLSRRVEALESRLGVRLLQRTSRHFSVTSVGERYAAECQKLLEQAQSAQQVIDDLQQSPRGLLRISAPVMMAETVIAPLMKTFLTRYPQITLELLAINRSVDLLEENFDVMIRSHNEPLEDSGLHRKPLGTLRYVLVASPAFITALPVPPSVEQLSALPTLVRKTPWAGEQWELVHPQEGSRRISLTPRMVSNNLLVLCQAAADGLGIALLPEIACAQRIVQGELQHLLPEWHTPPSSVSALYASHKGQSPALRVFLDFLSETLNNDL
- the apbE gene encoding FAD:protein FMN transferase ApbE; translated protein: MSLTPVLLRHALVLCAVSLLSACDGASSTQDSALVIAGKTMGTFYRVSLAGVDKNREAALREQIEAQLKEDDHQLSTYKEDSVLSRFNQYQGNVPQPISSGMADAIVTSMRIGALTGGAMDITVGPLVNLWGFGPDKQPVKTPTAEQISAARQRIGLQHLKVIEQSDGQYLQKDLPGMYVDLSTVGEGYATDHLARLVEGNGISNYLVSVGGAVVSRGHNAKGKPWQVAIQKPTDKETAVQAIVDLQGMGISTSGSYRNYYELNGKRLSHIIDPATGEPITHKLVSATVIAPTALEADGWDTGLMVLGTQKAMALAEQQHLAVYLITKDGDSFKSHMTPQFKAYLKDPE
- a CDS encoding 2-hydroxyacid dehydrogenase, with the protein product MTIALLSHVPLDAGYPERFAAAGFTLHFATTPGQRATLSPELAQQIQAVLTIGSIGLSDAEMATMPQLKIVCAQGVGYEHIDVAAAKSRGILVTHGPGTNNSSVADHTLALMLAITRRIPQFDQAVRGGEWNKARWNVPGMAGKKLGVVGLGNIGALIARRAAGGFDMAIGYHNRNQQADTPYQYFCSVTELAAWADYLVVATPGGKNTVSLVDDAVLRALGAEGFLINIARGSVVDTDALTASLRNGEIAGAALDVVEGEPQVPLGLLTLDNLVITPHVAGRSPESVENMLALVLDNLNAHFSGKPVLTPVPE
- the glgX gene encoding glycogen debranching protein GlgX codes for the protein MAKARSSKVTQPTASTDEVRTVPSNAQVNIAVDELGVRIMHPYSDGEIVRSFDSGHTTRVREGLPVPLGATWDGLGVNFALFSANATKVELCLFNEEGEQYDVIELPEYTDEVWHGYLPDARPGLLYAYRVHGPYAPHDGHRFNPAKLLLDPYAKQIVGDLKWDDALFAYDMQSAKKDLHIDNTDSAPFLPKCRVIDPAFSWARSRKKHIPWEKTLIYETHLRGYTMRHPAVPEHLRGTFSGMSTPHIVEYIRSLGVTSVELMPIHAFTDDRHLQDKGLHNFWGYNTLSFFAPHPQYMATHTVNEFKQMIATFHAAGIEVILDVVYNHTAEGNELGPTLSFKGIDNASYYRLMPDNKRYYINDTGTGNTLNLSHPRVLQMVTDSLRYWATEMQVDGFRFDLATILGRESYGFDEGCGFLDTCRQDPILSQCKLIAEPWDCGPGGYQVGGFPPGWMEWNDRFRDTVRKFWRGDEGQLAQFATRLSGSADIFNHRGRKPYASVNFITAHDGFTLNDWVSYEKKHNSANGENGKDGSDNNISANYGVEGPTDDAEINELRLRQMRNMLATLLFSQGTPMLLAGDEFARSQEGNNNAYCQDTDIAWVNWNVGDKGKSLLLFTYRLIALRRRFPILHRGRFLTGAVHEKHGVKDVSWFQPQGPEMTDAAWSDPHAKCIAMLLDGRAQPTGLLRQGSLSTVLLLFNASHKDVMFTLPSVAHGESWRHILDTFQPDDVNEHNFDFGREYVCTSRTVVLFELISAAKH